The following proteins come from a genomic window of Pangasianodon hypophthalmus isolate fPanHyp1 chromosome 24, fPanHyp1.pri, whole genome shotgun sequence:
- the LOC117595959 gene encoding uncharacterized protein LOC117595959, with product MVQFLTLHVFLCAMGLLSETLCSLTLEAEAGDNVTIWCQHNLTATDSIYWFKHTCDSVPLLLGCKKFRTSAPLQSCYFFTESERIVMSVHGKNTSLTITAVNVSDTGLYYCSFSDKMIFSNSTSLQVKGVNKTFSENLEKTTGSNSSAVFFMLTVVFGAVIVILLSVLIFIILKHRKAQRGAEAEANEVADSDSVHYAALHFSKNKTNRIMRHDEKVDQHVVYSSVEQSNVCT from the exons ATGGTTCAGTTTTTAACTCTGCATGTGTTTCTCTGTGCCATGG GTTTGCTCTCTGAGACTCTGTGCTCTTTAACTTTGGAGGCAGAAGCTGGAGATAATGTCACTATTTGGTGCCAACATAACCTGACTGCTACAGATTCCATCTACTGGTTTAAACACACGTGTGATTCAGTTCCACTTCTTCTTGGGTGCAAAAAGTTTAGGACATCAGCTCCATTACAATCGTGTTACTTCtttactgaaagtgagagaaTAGTGATGTCTGTTCATGGCAAGAACACGTCTCTCACAATCACTGCAGTAAATGTCTCTGATACAGGACTCTATTACTGCAGCTTCAGTGATAAAATGATCTTTAGCAACTCGACGTCTTTACAAGTGAAAG gtgtaaataaaacattttctgaaaacttggaaaaaacaacag GTTCAAACTCTTCTGCTGTGTTCTTCATGCTGACTGTGGTGTTTGGTGCCGTGATTGTGATTCTTCTCAGTGTCCTGATCTTCATCATACTGAAGCACAGAAAAGCTCAGAGAG GTGCTGAAGCAGAAGCTAATGAG GTTGCTGACTCGGACTCGGTGCATTACGCTGCACTTCACTTCTCTAAGAATAAAACCAATAGAATCATGAGACATGATGAAAAGGTGGATCAACATGTGGTATATTCTTCAGTCGAACAGAGTAATGTGTGTACGTAA